The genomic interval CTTCGTTTGGCTATAAAAATGAGGCGCAGCCTAAAAAGCGCTCAGTTGAACTTTAGCAATTTTTGGGGAGAAGTAAAAATGGCTGCAAGGCATTTTAGTCTTCTTCTAGCACTACTCATGCTATATGATTTAATTCCTGGTAATCAAGGAGTAAGTATTTGCTGACACGcaataatttgaaaattaatttagttGTTCTCCCTGTTATTAGGTGGAAATTAATCCTATGATCATAAAGCAGGTTAGAAAACTGCGAATACGATGTTTAAATCAGACAGGAGCTTCTGTAGGTAAGTGACTTTTTTTGCAActtaaaacaaaatgattTAAATACACTACACTACAGAGATAATTGACAAGTCGGTGAAAAATAGAATACTACCGACAGATCCTGAGATCAAGTGCTTTCTCTACTGCATGTTTGATATGTTCGGATTGGTTTGTGACCCATACAAAAATTGGAATAATTTCCTATTAATGAAAAATTACTTTCCCTATAGATTGACTCACAAAACATCATGCACTTGGAAGCTCTGATGGAGGTTTTACCCGAGGAAATACACAAAACTATTAACGGATTGGTCAATTCGTGTGGAACTCAGAGTATGTAAAGTGTTTTTAacaatttgaataaattaaaatgtatatctTTTCAGAGGGAAAAGATGGCTGTGAAACCGCCTATGAAACCGTCAAGTGCTACATCGCTGTAAACGGAAAATTCATATGGGAAGAGATAATAGTGCTACTTGGGTAGTGCTAACCAACCTGAATATATCCCGATCCACGATTCCCAAGAGCAGCAAACAGCGCAGGATGCGCAGTGCCTCGATCTGAACGCGCACCATCTGGACCTACCAAAGAGACCCCCATCAATAAAATCACTTACACAAAAGCAAACGCATACAAACCTTATTATCTTCAAGGAACAGGTATTGTTGAAGTCGCCCAATCAGGACTCCTTTGGAAATACCCTTAGCTATATCAAGGTGTTGGCAAATCAACACTCGAATTAGTTTTAGAAGTAGAACTTGAGGCTGGCCATAAAACTGATTTCTTCCGCTCGAAGAGGGTAGAAAAGGTTTAAAGAGTGTATCTATAAGATGGCTCTCATTGGCCAACTGACGAGCCACTTTGGTACTTGTACGAGCTATCCTTATAAGTAATTTCAGACAGGACTCCACAGTGCTATTATCTGGCTTCACAGAGTCCAAGATGAATCTAAAAACAGGtgtattattaaaaatagCTCTGTAGCTCTAAGACATTTCACTGCTTACCGAATCCTTTGCAATATATTTGTTCTGAGCAGGCAGTCTATGAGATCTGTTTCAGCCAGTTGAAAGTCATCCATGGACGTGCGACTCTCCGATTCATCTTCATCCACTTCTGCACGCACAGATTTACTGGTGGTCAGTAGCTTCATGTAACGTTGCAGGAATGCTATGGAGTTGGTATCTGTATCTTCCCCTTTGCCATCACTGCCGTTCCCCAAAACCTCTAAGGTTGGTTGCCAATGACAGTAGGCATTGTCTTGAACGTGATCGAGAAGCACTTCGTCGGTTTCGTTATAGAACAGGTTGGATAGAGCTCGGCTTACAACCTCAAGTTGTGCAGGTGCATTGTCATCGAGCCCAAAACGCAGTAGAAAGAATATTTTTGATATGGGAAGAGACAAGACTTGATCATAGAATCCCTGGTTATAGATGCTAAAGATCCCAGCTATGGCTCCAAAGGCAGATA from Drosophila mauritiana strain mau12 chromosome 3L, ASM438214v1, whole genome shotgun sequence carries:
- the LOC117141858 gene encoding general odorant-binding protein 69a translates to MRRSLKSAQLNFSNFWGEVKMAARHFSLLLALLMLYDLIPGNQGVEINPMIIKQVRKLRIRCLNQTGASVEIIDKSVKNRILPTDPEIKCFLYCMFDMFGLIDSQNIMHLEALMEVLPEEIHKTINGLVNSCGTQKGKDGCETAYETVKCYIAVNGKFIWEEIIVLLG